The nucleotide sequence GACTGAAATGGAACTGAAGCCACCCCCGATACCAGCCCACACCTGGAAAATTGCTGCGGTGACAGGGGCGGGCGCTTTTATGGCGATGCTGGATTCGACCGTGGCGAATCTGGCGATCGAGTCGATACGCTCTGATCTGGAATCCACGCTGACACTCGTGCAATGGGTGGCCACCGGCTATCTGTGTGCCCTGGCTGTCTCACTACCGACGGTGGGCTGGCTGGGGAAACGGTTTGGCTATGGACGAACATGGGCCGGCAGTCTGTTCGCTTTCGTCATTACTTCCGCGCTTTGCGCCCTGGCGCCGGGACCGTTGTCACTAATCGTTGCCCGGGTGTTACAGGGGCTGGCAGGAGGCATTATGGTTCCCACCGGTCAGGCGATTATCGGTGCGACAGCAGGAAAAAAGGAACTGGGACGCATCATGGGGCTGCTGGGTCTGGTGGTTGCATTGGGGCCTGCGATTGGTCCTGCTGTGGGCGGCGTATTACTGGAAGCGGCTTCCTGGCGCTGGCTGTTCTGGATTAATGTGCCATTGGGAATCATCACATTACTGGCGGCGCGGGGACTGGTTCCCGCAGGCGAGATCGATCGTAATCAGTTTCTGGATCGCCGGGGCTTTCTGCTGTTGAGCCTGGGACTGCCTTTGCTGCTGTATGGTACGACTGAGACCGGAGCCTCGGGAGTGACCGTTTATACGCTGGGTGCAATGCTGCTGGGTGTGATTCTGGCGATCGCATTTACGCTGCATGCGCTCCGGAGAAAGAATC is from Gimesia maris and encodes:
- a CDS encoding DHA2 family efflux MFS transporter permease subunit, which produces MELKPPPIPAHTWKIAAVTGAGAFMAMLDSTVANLAIESIRSDLESTLTLVQWVATGYLCALAVSLPTVGWLGKRFGYGRTWAGSLFAFVITSALCALAPGPLSLIVARVLQGLAGGIMVPTGQAIIGATAGKKELGRIMGLLGLVVALGPAIGPAVGGVLLEAASWRWLFWINVPLGIITLLAARGLVPAGEIDRNQFLDRRGFLLLSLGLPLLLYGTTETGASGVTVYTLGAMLLGVILAIAFTLHALRRKNPLIDLRLLRNRTFSLATLTTGLTGANMYGALLLLPLYFQVALEQSISQTGFWLLIMGLASALALPFGGTLTDRYGAGRISLAGALLLLLSSLPFLYSEILSTSVLFLALAMRGAGIALAQMPAMTAAYTAVTAEQMGDAATLVNITQRIGGAVGAICIVILLQQMVDWTDLSPHVWASGVLTLVSVLVVITASQLKSQSGG